The following coding sequences are from one Paenibacillus stellifer window:
- the uvrA gene encoding excinuclease ABC subunit UvrA: MANENIVIKGARAHNLKNIDVTIPRDRFVVLTGLSGSGKSSLAFDTIYAEGQRRYVESLSAYARQFLGQMEKPDVDSIDGLSPAISIDQKTTSRNPRSTVGTVTEIYDYLRLLFARIGHPHCPDHGIEITSQTVEQMVDRILQYPEKTRLQILAPVISGRKGEHKGLFTDISKQGFVRVRVDGELRDLSEEIELEKNKKHTIEVVVDRIVIKEDIESRLTDSIETALKLSGGKILVDIIGQEELLFSSSFACPICGFSMEELAPRMFSFNSPFGACPECDGLGAQMIVDPDLLIPDMGKSIEDGAFLAWTGSTSNYYPQFLKSVCQHFHIPQDVPVSELTPEQMNKLLHGTGTERIRFKYENDFGQSKEAMVPFEGIIPNLERRYRETASEGIREFIEGFMSAKPCPTCKGKRLKREILAVTVGDKNIADVTDLSIGDGQKFFGELSLTEKEAAIANLILKEISSRLGFLVNVGLNYLTLSRSAGSLSGGEAQRIRLATQIGSSLMGVLYILDEPSIGLHQRDNDRLISTLAHMRDLGNTLIVVEHDEDTMLACDYIIDIGPGAGIHGGQVIAQGTPQEIMNDPNSLTGEYLSGRKFIPVPLKRRVTDGRWLEVRGARENNLKNVNVKIPLGVFTAVTGVSGSGKSSLVNEILYKSLARELNRAVKVRPGLHKEIRGLDHLDKVIDIDQSPIGRTPRSNPATYTGVFDDIRDLFAKTNEAKVRGFQKGRFSFNVKGGRCEACRGDGIIKIEMHFLPDVYVPCEVCKGKRYNRETLEVKYKGKSIADVLEMTVEDGTEFFQNIPKIHRKLQTLLDVGLGYIKLGQPGTTLSGGEAQRVKLASELYRRSTGKTLYILDEPTTGLHVDDIGRLLEVLHRLVESGESVLVIEHNLDVIKTADYLIDMGPEGGSGGGTVIATGTPEQIIEVPDSYTGKYLKPVLLRDTERTEALDLQTAEAK, from the coding sequence TTGGCGAACGAGAATATTGTAATCAAGGGCGCGAGAGCCCATAATCTCAAGAACATCGACGTTACGATACCCCGCGACCGCTTTGTCGTGCTGACGGGGCTGAGCGGTTCCGGCAAATCGTCGCTGGCGTTCGACACGATTTACGCAGAAGGCCAGCGGCGGTATGTGGAGTCGCTCTCGGCTTATGCCCGCCAGTTCCTGGGCCAGATGGAGAAGCCTGATGTCGATTCGATCGACGGTCTGTCTCCGGCCATTTCCATCGACCAGAAGACGACGAGCCGCAACCCCCGGTCTACCGTCGGTACGGTGACCGAGATTTATGACTATTTGCGGCTGCTGTTCGCCCGGATTGGTCATCCGCACTGCCCGGACCACGGCATTGAGATTACGTCACAGACCGTGGAGCAAATGGTGGACCGGATCTTGCAGTATCCCGAAAAGACGCGGCTGCAGATCCTGGCACCGGTTATATCCGGACGCAAAGGCGAGCACAAGGGCTTGTTCACCGATATCTCGAAGCAGGGTTTTGTCCGTGTCCGTGTGGACGGCGAGCTGCGTGACCTGTCCGAGGAGATTGAGCTGGAGAAGAACAAGAAGCACACGATAGAAGTCGTGGTCGACCGGATTGTCATCAAAGAGGATATCGAGTCCCGATTGACGGACTCCATCGAGACGGCGCTGAAGCTGTCCGGAGGCAAAATACTGGTCGATATTATTGGACAGGAAGAGCTGCTGTTCAGCTCCAGCTTCGCCTGCCCAATCTGCGGGTTCAGCATGGAAGAGCTGGCGCCCCGCATGTTCTCGTTCAACAGCCCGTTCGGCGCGTGCCCGGAATGCGACGGACTCGGCGCCCAGATGATCGTCGATCCCGACCTGCTGATTCCGGATATGGGCAAGTCGATCGAGGACGGGGCTTTCCTGGCCTGGACCGGAAGCACCTCCAACTATTATCCGCAATTTCTCAAGTCGGTGTGCCAGCACTTTCATATTCCGCAGGATGTGCCGGTTAGCGAGCTGACCCCCGAGCAGATGAACAAGCTGCTTCACGGTACAGGCACCGAACGCATTCGTTTCAAGTATGAGAATGACTTCGGCCAGAGCAAGGAGGCCATGGTTCCCTTTGAGGGCATCATTCCCAATCTGGAACGGCGATACCGCGAGACGGCGTCGGAGGGCATTCGGGAATTTATCGAAGGCTTTATGAGCGCCAAGCCTTGCCCGACCTGCAAGGGCAAACGTCTGAAGCGGGAAATCCTGGCGGTAACAGTTGGCGACAAGAACATTGCTGATGTAACGGATTTGTCGATCGGCGACGGCCAGAAGTTCTTTGGCGAGCTAAGTCTGACCGAGAAAGAAGCAGCCATTGCCAATCTGATTCTCAAAGAAATCAGCAGCCGTCTCGGCTTCCTCGTCAATGTCGGTCTCAATTACTTGACTCTCAGCCGTTCGGCCGGATCGCTGTCGGGCGGCGAGGCGCAGCGCATCAGGCTTGCTACGCAGATTGGCTCGAGCCTGATGGGCGTACTCTATATCCTGGACGAGCCCAGCATTGGCCTGCATCAGCGTGACAACGACCGGCTGATTTCAACGCTGGCGCATATGCGAGACCTCGGCAACACTCTGATCGTCGTCGAGCATGACGAGGATACGATGCTGGCCTGTGATTATATCATCGATATCGGTCCGGGAGCGGGCATTCACGGCGGCCAGGTGATTGCTCAAGGGACACCGCAGGAGATCATGAACGATCCGAACTCTTTGACCGGCGAATATCTTAGCGGACGCAAGTTTATCCCGGTCCCTCTCAAACGTCGCGTTACGGACGGACGCTGGCTGGAAGTCCGGGGAGCCAGGGAGAACAACCTGAAGAACGTCAATGTCAAAATTCCGCTTGGTGTCTTCACGGCGGTAACCGGCGTTTCGGGCTCCGGCAAATCGTCGCTCGTCAACGAGATTCTGTACAAGAGCCTGGCGAGAGAACTGAACAGGGCCGTTAAGGTGCGTCCCGGACTTCACAAGGAAATCCGTGGTCTGGACCATCTGGACAAGGTCATCGATATCGACCAGTCTCCGATCGGCCGGACCCCGCGCTCCAACCCGGCTACCTATACCGGCGTATTCGATGATATCCGCGATCTGTTCGCCAAGACAAACGAAGCGAAGGTCCGGGGCTTCCAGAAGGGCCGCTTCAGCTTTAACGTCAAAGGCGGGCGCTGCGAAGCATGCCGGGGTGACGGTATCATCAAGATCGAAATGCACTTCCTGCCCGACGTCTACGTGCCTTGCGAGGTCTGCAAAGGCAAACGCTACAACCGGGAGACGCTGGAAGTGAAATATAAAGGCAAGAGCATTGCAGACGTCCTAGAAATGACGGTGGAAGACGGAACGGAGTTCTTCCAGAACATCCCGAAGATTCACCGCAAGCTGCAAACCTTGCTGGATGTAGGCCTAGGATATATCAAGCTAGGTCAGCCGGGAACGACGCTTTCCGGCGGGGAGGCCCAGCGCGTCAAGCTTGCTTCGGAGCTGTACCGCAGAAGCACAGGCAAGACGCTGTACATTCTGGACGAGCCGACGACCGGCCTGCATGTAGATGACATCGGCCGCCTGCTTGAAGTGCTGCATCGGCTGGTGGAATCCGGCGAATCCGTTCTGGTCATCGAGCATAACCTCGATGTGATCAAGACGGCGGATTATCTTATTGACATGGGGCCGGAAGGCGGAAGTGGCGGCGGAACGGTGATTGCGACCGGTACACCGGAGCAGATTATCGAGGTTCCGGACTCGTATACCGGAAAATATTTGAAGCCGGTGCTGCTGCGGGATACGGAGCGGACGGAAGCCTTGGATCTTCAGACAGCCGAGGCGAAATAA
- the uvrB gene encoding excinuclease ABC subunit UvrB → MNDIVVSTKTFNLESEYTPQGDQPRAIAELVEGLKQGKKHQTLLGATGTGKTFTIAQMIAKVNRPTLVIAHNKTLAAQLASEFKEFFPQNSVDYFVSYYDYYQPEAYIPSSDTYIEKDSSINEEIDKLRHSATSSLFERRDVIIVASVSCIYGLGSPQEYGSLLLSLWVGMEKPRNQILSRLVDIQYQRNDLNFVRGTFRVRGDVIEIFPASQGEHAIRVELFGDEIERITEIDVLTGELIGERDHVAIFPASHFVTQEETMRVALKNIERELEERLAALRGAGKLLEAQRLEQRTRYDIEMMNEVGFCSGIENYSGPLTFRERGATPYTLLDYFPDDMLIVIDESHVTLPQIRAMYNGDQARKTVLVEHGFRLPSALDNRPLRFEEFEDKVKQIVYVSATPGPYELEHCDTMVEQIIRPTGLLDPIIEVRPTEGQIDDLIGEIRERIDRDERVLVTTLTKKMAEDLTDYLKDIGIKVRYLHSDIKTLERIAILRDLRLGTFHVLVGINLLREGLDLPEVSLVTILDADKEGFLRSERSLIQTIGRAARNSEGKVIMYGDNITESMDKAITETQRRRSIQTAYNEEHGITPQTIHKKVRDVIEATKVAESKADYLTGASGKMNKKERQTLMQRLEAEMKEAAKNLQFERAAELRDALLELRAE, encoded by the coding sequence ATGAATGATATTGTCGTCAGTACAAAGACCTTCAATCTGGAGTCCGAGTACACACCCCAAGGCGACCAGCCCCGCGCCATTGCCGAGCTGGTGGAAGGGCTGAAGCAGGGCAAGAAGCATCAGACACTGCTGGGCGCCACGGGAACGGGCAAGACGTTCACCATTGCGCAGATGATCGCCAAAGTGAACAGACCGACGCTGGTCATCGCGCACAACAAGACGCTGGCCGCGCAGCTGGCGAGCGAGTTCAAGGAGTTTTTTCCGCAGAACTCGGTCGATTATTTTGTCAGCTACTATGATTACTATCAGCCGGAGGCTTACATCCCTTCTTCGGATACTTATATAGAGAAGGATTCCAGCATCAACGAAGAGATCGATAAGCTGCGCCACTCCGCGACGAGCTCGCTGTTCGAGCGGAGGGACGTCATCATCGTGGCGAGCGTATCCTGTATTTACGGCCTCGGATCGCCGCAGGAATACGGCAGCCTGCTGCTCTCTCTCTGGGTTGGCATGGAGAAGCCGCGGAATCAGATTTTGAGCCGGCTGGTCGATATCCAGTATCAGCGGAATGATCTCAATTTCGTCCGCGGCACCTTCCGGGTGCGCGGCGATGTCATTGAGATTTTCCCCGCTTCCCAAGGGGAGCACGCCATCCGCGTAGAGCTGTTCGGCGACGAGATCGAGCGGATCACCGAGATCGACGTGCTGACCGGCGAGCTGATCGGCGAGCGTGATCATGTCGCCATCTTCCCGGCGTCTCACTTCGTGACGCAGGAAGAGACGATGCGCGTTGCGCTTAAGAATATCGAGCGCGAGCTGGAGGAACGGCTGGCAGCGCTGCGTGGGGCCGGGAAGCTGCTGGAAGCCCAGCGGCTGGAGCAGCGGACCCGGTATGACATCGAGATGATGAACGAGGTCGGCTTCTGCTCCGGAATCGAGAACTATTCCGGACCGCTGACCTTTCGCGAACGCGGCGCGACGCCATACACGCTGCTGGATTATTTCCCGGACGATATGCTGATCGTCATCGACGAGTCGCATGTCACGCTGCCGCAGATCCGGGCGATGTACAACGGCGACCAGGCGCGGAAGACCGTGCTGGTCGAGCATGGCTTCCGCCTGCCGTCGGCGCTCGATAACCGCCCGCTGAGATTCGAGGAGTTCGAGGACAAGGTGAAGCAGATCGTCTATGTATCCGCTACTCCTGGACCTTACGAGCTGGAGCACTGCGATACGATGGTCGAGCAGATTATCCGGCCGACAGGTCTATTGGACCCGATTATCGAGGTTCGTCCCACAGAGGGACAGATCGACGATCTCATCGGCGAAATCCGCGAGCGCATCGACCGCGACGAACGCGTTCTCGTTACGACGCTGACGAAGAAGATGGCGGAGGATCTTACCGATTACCTTAAGGATATCGGCATCAAGGTCCGTTACCTTCACTCCGACATCAAGACGCTGGAGCGGATCGCAATTTTGCGCGATCTGCGCCTTGGCACATTTCATGTCCTCGTCGGCATTAACTTGCTGAGAGAGGGCCTCGACCTGCCGGAGGTATCGCTCGTTACGATACTGGATGCCGATAAGGAGGGCTTCCTCCGTTCCGAACGATCGCTGATCCAGACGATCGGCCGGGCGGCGCGGAACTCCGAAGGCAAGGTCATCATGTACGGCGACAACATTACCGAATCGATGGATAAGGCGATCACCGAAACCCAGCGCCGCCGCTCCATCCAGACCGCCTACAATGAAGAGCATGGCATTACGCCGCAGACGATCCACAAGAAGGTACGCGACGTCATCGAGGCAACGAAGGTAGCCGAGTCCAAGGCCGACTATCTGACCGGCGCTTCCGGCAAGATGAACAAGAAGGAACGCCAGACGCTGATGCAGCGCCTGGAGGCCGAAATGAAAGAGGCCGCCAAGAACCTTCAGTTCGAACGCGCCGCCGAGCTCCGCGACGCGCTGCTGGAGCTGCGCGCCGAATAA
- a CDS encoding flagellar motor protein produces MDLTSIIGILAGIAALVGGFFWEGGRITGLLQWNAALIVIGGTVAAVMISFPARTLRGIPAALGMAFRRSPDRLEELVEEMVEMATLSRRNGMLALEPRADSHPDPFTSEGLRLIVDGTDPEQVRQILEFEMDSEEQKHESGAKLFEAAGGYAPTMGIIGTVMGLIRVLGNLTDPSHLGPSIAVAFTATLYGVASANLLFLPIASKIRARGQLRVQEMEMLLIGILSVQNGDHPNLVRKKLSTFLNRETPGRTPAEARL; encoded by the coding sequence ATGGATCTCACCTCTATCATCGGCATTCTGGCCGGAATCGCCGCACTGGTCGGCGGCTTTTTTTGGGAAGGCGGACGGATTACCGGCCTTCTGCAATGGAACGCCGCTCTGATCGTCATCGGAGGAACCGTCGCGGCCGTTATGATCAGCTTTCCCGCCCGGACCCTTCGCGGCATCCCGGCGGCGCTTGGCATGGCTTTCAGACGCAGCCCGGACCGCCTCGAGGAGCTGGTAGAGGAAATGGTCGAAATGGCGACCCTTTCCCGCCGTAACGGTATGCTGGCTCTGGAGCCAAGGGCGGACAGCCACCCCGACCCTTTTACCAGTGAAGGGCTGCGGCTAATCGTCGACGGCACCGATCCCGAACAGGTTCGGCAAATCCTGGAGTTCGAGATGGACTCGGAGGAGCAGAAGCATGAGAGCGGCGCCAAGCTGTTCGAAGCCGCGGGCGGCTATGCGCCGACCATGGGAATCATCGGCACCGTCATGGGACTTATCCGCGTGCTCGGGAATCTGACTGATCCTTCGCATCTCGGCCCCTCGATCGCGGTGGCCTTCACGGCCACCCTGTACGGCGTTGCCAGCGCCAATCTTCTGTTCCTTCCCATCGCCTCCAAGATCAGAGCGCGCGGGCAGCTGCGGGTACAGGAGATGGAAATGCTGCTCATCGGCATCCTTTCCGTACAGAATGGCGATCACCCCAATCTCGTCCGCAAGAAGCTCTCCACCTTCCTGAACCGCGAAACCCCGGGCCGGACGCCTGCAGAGGCGCGGCTATGA
- a CDS encoding flagellar motor protein MotB: protein MRQRRSVTRGREGRDGHNRWMITYADLITLLLIFFVILFAMSSLDQEKYGNVISSLQRSFQTGSGLLDGGNGLLSGQKGKDNGQGSEALSSAQPSATPDGSKSGASPTAAPEATASPSQRELAFRQQEAKLAQLMNVITQYVADNNLGDQIFVADKPQGITITLSDRFLFDVGRADLKPDAQPALHQLSGLFRDISAVISIEGHTDNTPVLPSSPYRDNWQLSGERAQSVLRFFLEKERLSASRFQYAGYADTRPAADNSTASGRQKNRRVEIIVLRQLQSE, encoded by the coding sequence ATGAGACAGCGAAGAAGCGTCACCCGGGGACGGGAGGGACGGGATGGCCATAACCGCTGGATGATTACATACGCTGATTTGATCACGCTTCTGCTAATTTTCTTTGTGATTCTGTTTGCGATGAGCAGCCTCGATCAGGAAAAATACGGGAACGTCATCTCCTCGCTTCAGCGCTCGTTCCAAACTGGAAGCGGCCTTCTGGACGGCGGGAATGGACTGCTGAGCGGCCAAAAGGGAAAGGACAACGGACAAGGCTCCGAGGCCCTGTCCTCGGCCCAGCCTTCCGCCACACCGGATGGAAGCAAGAGCGGTGCATCACCAACCGCCGCGCCGGAAGCTACGGCTTCCCCCTCGCAGCGCGAACTGGCCTTCCGCCAGCAGGAAGCCAAGCTGGCCCAGCTGATGAACGTCATTACCCAATATGTAGCGGACAATAATCTTGGCGATCAGATCTTTGTCGCGGACAAGCCCCAGGGCATCACCATCACGCTCAGCGACCGCTTTCTGTTCGATGTCGGCAGGGCCGACCTGAAGCCTGACGCGCAGCCCGCATTGCACCAGCTGTCAGGCCTGTTTCGGGACATCTCTGCGGTGATCAGCATTGAGGGACACACCGACAACACGCCGGTGCTGCCCTCCTCTCCATACCGGGACAATTGGCAGCTGTCGGGTGAACGCGCCCAGTCTGTGCTCCGCTTTTTCCTTGAAAAAGAAAGACTCAGTGCCAGCCGGTTCCAGTACGCGGGTTATGCCGATACGCGGCCGGCTGCCGACAACAGTACCGCCAGCGGACGCCAGAAGAACCGGCGCGTGGAGATCATTGTGCTGCGTCAGCTGCAGAGCGAATAG
- the gcvH gene encoding glycine cleavage system protein GcvH has product MSEILDNLRYSEEHEWAQQGEGRTVRIGITDHAQHLLGDIVFVEFPEIGTAVTAGESVGSIESVKTVSELYSPVSGTVTRVNEALEDSPELLNGQPYGDGWIYEVEVDGDYAEVTAGLLDAAAYRELVGE; this is encoded by the coding sequence ATGAGTGAAATTCTGGACAATCTCCGGTACAGTGAAGAGCATGAATGGGCGCAGCAGGGGGAAGGTCGCACCGTGCGCATCGGCATTACCGACCATGCCCAGCATCTGCTGGGAGATATCGTATTCGTCGAATTTCCGGAAATCGGAACGGCGGTTACGGCAGGCGAAAGTGTGGGCAGCATCGAATCGGTCAAGACGGTATCCGAATTATATTCGCCGGTCTCGGGAACGGTTACTCGGGTCAATGAAGCGCTGGAGGACAGCCCGGAGCTGCTGAACGGGCAGCCTTACGGGGACGGCTGGATTTACGAAGTGGAAGTGGACGGAGACTATGCCGAAGTGACTGCAGGACTGCTGGATGCGGCGGCATACCGCGAACTGGTCGGTGAATAA
- the gcvT gene encoding glycine cleavage system aminomethyltransferase GcvT, translating to METLKRTPFYDLYAAFPDSRSIDFGGWELPVQFTGIQKEHEAVRTRAGLFDVSHMGEFMVTGSGAEDFLQFMTTNDVRNLSDGQAQYSLLCYPNGGTVDDLLVYRLGEGRYMLVVNASNIGKDYQWLEDHLPASGVELKDVSEETLLLAVQGPHAQQILSEVTNLPLAELKPFHFVEKASVCGTEVLLSRTGYTGEDGFEIYAPTWAAVQLWNRLLEVGSAHGLTPAGLGARDTLRFEAKLPLYGQELSQDISPLEAGIGFFVKLDKGDFIGRDALKAQKDQGIPRRLVGIEMIDRGIPRTHYPVYADGRQIGEITTGTQSPTLKRNLGLALVEAKYSEIGAELEVEIRGKRLKAVVVKAPFYKRERQG from the coding sequence TTGGAGACTTTGAAAAGAACGCCTTTTTACGACCTGTACGCGGCTTTCCCGGATTCCAGAAGCATTGATTTCGGCGGCTGGGAGCTGCCGGTGCAGTTCACGGGCATCCAGAAGGAGCATGAGGCGGTACGTACCCGTGCCGGCTTGTTCGACGTTTCGCATATGGGCGAATTTATGGTCACCGGAAGCGGGGCCGAGGATTTCCTGCAGTTCATGACCACCAATGATGTCCGCAATCTGAGCGACGGCCAGGCCCAGTATTCCCTGCTCTGCTATCCGAATGGCGGAACGGTGGACGATCTGCTCGTCTATCGGCTTGGAGAGGGGCGCTACATGCTGGTCGTCAACGCCTCGAACATTGGCAAGGATTACCAGTGGCTGGAGGATCACCTGCCGGCGAGCGGCGTGGAGCTGAAAGATGTCTCCGAGGAGACGCTGCTTCTGGCGGTTCAGGGACCGCATGCCCAGCAGATTTTGAGCGAGGTGACCAATCTCCCGCTGGCTGAGCTTAAGCCGTTTCATTTTGTGGAAAAAGCGTCCGTCTGCGGCACAGAGGTGCTGCTGTCGCGCACCGGCTACACCGGCGAGGACGGCTTCGAGATCTATGCGCCGACATGGGCGGCCGTGCAGCTGTGGAACCGGCTGCTGGAAGTCGGCAGCGCGCATGGTCTCACCCCGGCGGGACTGGGGGCGCGGGATACGCTTCGCTTCGAGGCGAAGCTGCCGCTGTACGGGCAGGAGCTGTCGCAGGACATTTCGCCTCTGGAGGCGGGTATCGGCTTCTTCGTGAAGCTGGATAAAGGCGATTTCATCGGCCGTGACGCGCTGAAGGCGCAGAAGGACCAAGGCATTCCGCGCCGGCTGGTCGGCATTGAAATGATCGACCGCGGCATTCCGCGCACACACTATCCCGTCTATGCAGACGGAAGGCAAATCGGCGAGATCACAACCGGCACGCAGTCCCCGACGCTGAAGCGGAATCTGGGGCTTGCGCTGGTCGAAGCGAAGTACAGCGAAATCGGTGCTGAGCTTGAAGTCGAAATCCGTGGCAAGCGGCTGAAGGCCGTTGTCGTGAAGGCTCCTTTTTACAAGCGGGAGCGCCAGGGATAA